A genomic window from Tolypothrix sp. PCC 7910 includes:
- a CDS encoding LLM class flavin-dependent oxidoreductase: MSKAKQLKLGAFMRPVSIHTGAWRYPGALPDANFNFPALKKFIQKLEQGKFDAFFMADHLALLNMPINALKRSHTVTSFEPFTLLSALASVTENIGLVATASTTYDAPFHIARRFASLDHISGGRAGWNIVTTANPHAALNFGLKEEVEHDERYARAREFYDVVTGLWDSFADDAFIQDVESGIYFDPDKFHVLAHQGKYLSVRGPLNIARPVQGWPVIVQAGASEAGRQLAAETAEVVFAAATNLESGKAFFADIKKRARAIGRDPDSIKILPGALVIVGETLADARAKRAHLDSLVHYDSGIASLNSALGYDVSDFDPDGPLPEIPETNAGRSSRERVITMAQKENLTIRQLAQHVGSYGGLAFVGTPQTIADEMEQWLIEEGSDGFNVMFPFLPEGLNDFVDQVVPELQRRGIFRKEYEGKTLRENLGLARPANRFFETATASVS, encoded by the coding sequence ATGAGCAAAGCAAAGCAATTGAAATTAGGTGCGTTCATGCGCCCAGTCAGCATACATACTGGTGCTTGGCGCTATCCTGGGGCTTTACCTGATGCCAATTTCAACTTTCCGGCGCTGAAAAAATTCATCCAGAAGCTAGAGCAGGGTAAGTTTGACGCATTCTTCATGGCCGATCACTTGGCGCTGCTGAATATGCCTATCAACGCCCTCAAGCGCAGTCATACAGTCACTTCCTTTGAACCTTTTACCCTACTTTCTGCCCTCGCTAGCGTCACCGAAAATATCGGTCTGGTAGCCACAGCTTCTACAACTTATGACGCACCTTTCCATATTGCGCGTCGCTTTGCATCTCTCGACCATATCAGCGGCGGTCGCGCTGGCTGGAATATTGTCACCACAGCAAACCCCCACGCAGCCCTCAACTTTGGCTTAAAAGAAGAGGTAGAGCATGACGAACGCTACGCACGGGCGAGGGAATTTTATGATGTCGTCACTGGTCTTTGGGATTCCTTCGCTGACGATGCATTTATCCAAGACGTAGAATCCGGAATTTATTTCGATCCCGACAAATTTCATGTTCTAGCTCATCAGGGAAAATATCTCTCGGTGCGAGGGCCGTTGAACATTGCTAGACCTGTACAAGGTTGGCCTGTGATAGTTCAGGCGGGAGCATCAGAAGCAGGACGACAATTAGCTGCCGAAACCGCAGAGGTCGTATTTGCAGCTGCAACTAATTTGGAGTCAGGCAAAGCTTTCTTTGCTGACATCAAAAAACGGGCGCGGGCGATTGGACGCGATCCAGATAGCATCAAAATTCTTCCCGGCGCTTTGGTGATTGTAGGCGAAACTCTAGCAGATGCACGGGCTAAACGTGCCCATTTGGATAGCTTAGTACACTACGACAGCGGCATTGCCAGCTTAAATAGTGCCCTGGGCTATGATGTTTCAGACTTCGATCCAGACGGCCCCTTGCCAGAAATACCCGAGACTAATGCCGGACGCAGCTCGCGAGAAAGAGTCATAACAATGGCACAAAAAGAGAATTTGACAATTCGCCAGCTAGCGCAACATGTCGGTAGTTATGGCGGACTAGCCTTTGTCGGTACACCCCAAACCATTGCCGATGAGATGGAGCAATGGCTGATTGAAGAAGGATCTGACGGCTTCAACGTTATGTTCCCTTTTTTACCTGAAGGTTTGAACGATTTTGTAGATCAGGTTGTGCCAGAATTGCAACGGCGTGGCATTTTCCGCAAAGAGTATGAGGGGAAGACACTGCGCGAGAATCTAGGACTAGCGCGCCCCGCTAACCGCTTCTTTGAGACTGCAACCGCCTCTGTAAGCTAG
- a CDS encoding IS701 family transposase, translating to MKEPRSATPTIKFIDEYCQWYKNLFPDVRSFEAFKYLHIGCISDIKRKTLPAIAKIVGLDNHQGLHHLLTSSPWSVEKLRIKRLELILQVLKRRPIILIIDETGDKKKGTSTDYVKRQYIGNLGKTENGIVVVTAYGVFCGMTFPLLFEVYKPRERLKPGEKYRTKPEIAAMLMKKLESMGFKFNLLLADSLYGESGNNFISVLDELSLNYIVAIRSNHYVEILPRQHIQYLKWHKFKRVFSDMSSEHRFIREIIPGKRGEVRYWQITTDIENLPENSTWYVMSKYPDITPREVGNFYGLRTWVEYGLKQSKNELGWADFRLTHYPDIERWWEIVCSTYLMVSLHSEQMLTSSPKRESKFTSHPWWDNGNGWKNILNNLRLLIQPFIFFNLIYPWLTVFPIPQLYSGFSKLQSIIYSLTSSLFNYLNNTDFYFSSA from the coding sequence ATGAAAGAGCCTCGTTCAGCTACGCCAACAATAAAATTTATAGATGAATATTGCCAGTGGTATAAAAACCTGTTTCCAGATGTTAGGAGTTTCGAGGCTTTTAAATACCTTCACATAGGCTGTATTTCTGATATAAAACGAAAAACATTACCTGCGATCGCTAAAATTGTAGGATTAGATAATCATCAAGGATTACACCATCTTTTAACATCCTCACCGTGGTCAGTAGAAAAATTAAGAATCAAGCGATTAGAATTAATTTTACAGGTACTAAAGCGAAGACCAATCATTTTAATTATTGACGAAACTGGAGACAAGAAAAAAGGAACATCAACTGATTATGTGAAACGGCAGTACATAGGTAATTTGGGGAAAACTGAAAATGGAATTGTCGTAGTGACAGCGTATGGTGTTTTCTGTGGAATGACATTTCCATTACTGTTTGAAGTGTATAAACCCCGTGAAAGATTAAAGCCAGGAGAGAAGTATCGTACCAAGCCAGAAATAGCAGCAATGCTGATGAAAAAGCTAGAATCAATGGGTTTTAAGTTCAACTTGTTACTGGCAGATAGTTTATATGGTGAGAGTGGTAATAATTTTATATCTGTATTAGATGAATTGAGTTTAAATTATATAGTTGCAATTCGCTCAAACCATTACGTAGAGATACTGCCAAGACAACATATTCAATATTTAAAGTGGCATAAGTTTAAAAGAGTATTCTCTGACATGAGCAGTGAGCATCGATTTATTAGAGAAATTATTCCTGGAAAACGTGGAGAAGTCAGATATTGGCAAATCACCACGGACATTGAGAATTTACCTGAGAACTCGACTTGGTATGTCATGAGTAAATATCCAGACATTACACCCAGAGAAGTTGGAAACTTTTATGGGTTAAGAACTTGGGTAGAATATGGGTTAAAACAAAGTAAGAATGAATTAGGTTGGGCTGATTTTCGTCTAACTCATTATCCAGATATTGAACGGTGGTGGGAAATTGTTTGTAGTACTTATCTGATGGTGAGTCTACATTCAGAACAGATGCTTACCTCATCACCAAAACGAGAGTCAAAATTTACTTCACACCCTTGGTGGGATAATGGAAATGGTTGGAAAAATATTCTTAATAATCTCCGTTTACTTATTCAACCATTTATTTTCTTTAACCTGATATATCCTTGGTTAACCGTTTTTCCTATTCCACAATTATATTCGGGTTTTTCTAAACTTCAATCTATCATTTATAGCCTCACAAGTTCACTTTTTAATTACCTAAACAATACTGATTTCTATTTTTCTTCTGCTTAA
- a CDS encoding FAD-binding protein: protein MPNAQFPKPGATTNKEEKQLLTVDSETELQLTADVLVIGGGPAAAWAASAAAAQGVKVIIADKGYLGTSGAAAASGNGIMAPSPENWEKVVSERYRIGKNLANLHWIERVIEKTWLSLPLVEDWGYRFPKENGESVRQSYYGPEYMRVLRKHLLRVGVQILDQSPALELLLAEDGSVAGARGVQRQNHRTYTVRAGAVVLANGGCAYLSKALGCNTNTGDGLLMAVEAGGELSSMEASNHYAISTAFNATVTRGVPFGWASYSDEAGNDLGGYINGRRDPAFLPNALLKGPVYARLDRATPEVKAVIEKSHFIAYLPYKKAGIDPYTERVPVTLVLEGTVRGTGGIRIINDSCGTKVPGLYAAGDAASREFLAGLASGGGGPNAAWAISTGQWAGEGAATFAKSLGAYAHERVVYPAGQAGLRSQSSNTETFDSQAIVRGVQAEVFPLEKNYLRSEQKLLDSLAKLETLWQQVQGNPKQDTVRDIEFSRRAAALTAVARWGYFSALHRKESRSEHIRIDYPETDPNQRYYQATGGLNKLWVRRDWITDETTTSPVLTTQTTASVS, encoded by the coding sequence ATGCCCAATGCCCAATTCCCCAAACCGGGTGCAACTACCAACAAGGAGGAAAAACAATTGCTCACAGTCGATAGCGAAACAGAACTACAACTAACCGCCGATGTGCTGGTAATTGGTGGCGGGCCCGCCGCAGCATGGGCCGCATCAGCCGCAGCCGCGCAAGGTGTAAAAGTCATCATTGCAGATAAAGGCTATTTGGGTACGAGTGGAGCCGCAGCAGCCAGTGGTAATGGCATCATGGCCCCTTCTCCAGAAAATTGGGAGAAAGTTGTATCGGAACGTTACCGCATCGGAAAAAACCTCGCTAACTTACATTGGATTGAACGTGTCATTGAAAAAACTTGGCTAAGTTTGCCCCTAGTGGAAGATTGGGGCTATCGTTTCCCCAAAGAAAATGGGGAATCTGTGCGCCAGAGTTATTATGGCCCGGAATATATGCGAGTACTCCGCAAACACCTGTTGCGTGTGGGTGTGCAAATTCTTGACCAAAGCCCCGCTTTAGAACTGTTATTAGCTGAAGATGGTTCTGTGGCTGGTGCTAGAGGCGTACAAAGGCAAAATCATCGTACCTATACCGTTCGTGCTGGCGCAGTAGTTTTAGCAAATGGCGGTTGTGCATACTTGAGTAAAGCTTTAGGTTGCAATACCAATACAGGTGATGGACTGCTGATGGCTGTGGAGGCTGGCGGCGAACTCTCCAGTATGGAAGCTTCTAATCACTATGCTATTTCGACGGCTTTTAATGCCACGGTTACAAGGGGTGTTCCTTTTGGCTGGGCTAGTTACAGCGATGAAGCAGGTAACGATTTAGGCGGTTATATCAATGGTCGTCGCGATCCCGCATTCCTTCCCAACGCCCTCTTAAAAGGCCCCGTTTATGCTCGTTTGGATCGAGCCACGCCTGAAGTTAAAGCCGTAATTGAAAAATCGCATTTCATCGCGTATCTACCTTATAAAAAAGCTGGTATTGACCCCTATACAGAACGAGTACCTGTAACCCTAGTTTTAGAAGGTACAGTTCGGGGTACTGGTGGAATTCGGATTATCAATGATAGTTGCGGTACAAAAGTACCCGGACTTTACGCCGCAGGTGATGCAGCATCGCGGGAATTTTTAGCCGGTTTAGCTTCTGGGGGTGGTGGCCCTAATGCTGCTTGGGCAATTTCTACAGGACAATGGGCGGGAGAAGGTGCAGCAACTTTTGCGAAAAGTTTGGGCGCTTATGCTCATGAAAGAGTTGTGTATCCTGCTGGACAAGCGGGATTGCGTTCCCAATCCTCCAATACTGAAACATTCGATAGTCAGGCGATCGTGCGTGGTGTTCAAGCTGAGGTATTCCCCTTAGAGAAGAATTACTTGCGTTCTGAGCAGAAACTTTTAGATTCTCTCGCCAAATTAGAAACATTGTGGCAGCAAGTACAAGGGAATCCAAAACAAGATACCGTGCGTGATATCGAATTTTCTCGCAGAGCAGCTGCTTTGACGGCTGTAGCAAGATGGGGATATTTTAGCGCATTACATCGCAAAGAAAGCCGCAGCGAACATATTCGCATAGACTATCCCGAAACCGATCCCAATCAGCGTTATTACCAAGCTACAGGCGGCTTAAACAAGCTGTGGGTAAGGCGGGATTGGATTACAGATGAGACTACGACATCACCAGTATTAACAACTCAAACTACAGCCTCAGTATCATGA
- a CDS encoding HAD family phosphatase — protein sequence MGQNQFELVIFDCDGVLVDSEPIVNRIFAEMLTEAGFPITYAEVTQKFIGKSLKTCLEIIETSYNKPLPKSFIELNKEREIAALQQELKPVPGITEVLEQITLPKCVASNSSHRHIQMVLKLTGLLHKFDGKIYSANDVSRPKPFPDVYLYAAEQMNTNPEDCAVIEDSVPGVQAASAAGMTVFGYAHHSERTALAEAGAKIVFHDMRQLSQML from the coding sequence ATGGGTCAAAATCAATTCGAGCTTGTGATTTTTGATTGTGATGGAGTTTTGGTTGATAGCGAACCAATTGTGAATCGCATTTTTGCAGAAATGCTCACTGAAGCTGGCTTTCCTATCACCTATGCAGAAGTAACTCAAAAATTTATTGGCAAGTCCTTAAAAACCTGTTTGGAGATTATCGAGACATCTTACAACAAACCATTGCCCAAAAGCTTTATCGAACTTAATAAAGAGCGAGAAATCGCTGCCTTGCAGCAAGAATTAAAACCAGTTCCAGGTATTACCGAAGTATTGGAGCAAATTACATTACCCAAATGTGTGGCATCAAATAGTAGCCACCGCCATATTCAAATGGTATTGAAATTAACGGGGCTTCTACATAAATTTGATGGCAAAATATATAGCGCTAATGATGTTTCACGCCCCAAACCTTTTCCTGATGTGTATCTCTATGCAGCCGAGCAAATGAATACCAATCCAGAAGATTGTGCTGTAATTGAAGACTCTGTACCGGGTGTACAAGCAGCATCTGCAGCAGGAATGACTGTTTTTGGCTATGCTCATCACAGCGAGCGCACTGCTTTAGCTGAGGCTGGAGCCAAAATAGTTTTTCATGATATGCGCCAGCTTTCTCAAATGCTATAG
- a CDS encoding bile acid:sodium symporter family protein — translation MNEILVIIDKLALFTFIVFTMLGAGLGLTIKQIWEPLRSPRLVILSLLTNFVLVPSFVYLLVQIVPLSEALKDGLLIMALASGPPALPKLAQIVKGNIAFSVGLMMLLMFGTIFYLPLVLPLVVQGVQINSWDICKPLLLMMISPLVIGLFIKAKFSAIAPVLQPIFFKLSSNGLLLGLVVRLIIHTNDIIGLLKTGAIFVCAVFIIFSFSVGYLLGGPGIDTQRVLGVGTAQRNFAAALLVATSNFEDPNVVSIIMVTSILMMVTVLIIGPRFIELDQPKDGDIKHLEISG, via the coding sequence ATGAATGAAATATTAGTAATAATTGATAAACTTGCACTATTCACATTCATTGTGTTCACTATGTTAGGTGCAGGTTTAGGTCTAACTATCAAACAAATTTGGGAACCACTCCGTAGCCCTAGACTTGTCATTTTATCTTTGCTGACAAATTTTGTATTAGTGCCCAGTTTTGTTTATCTGCTAGTACAAATAGTGCCTCTAAGTGAAGCATTAAAAGATGGTTTATTAATCATGGCACTAGCATCAGGCCCCCCAGCTTTGCCTAAACTTGCGCAAATAGTTAAGGGCAATATAGCCTTTTCTGTGGGATTAATGATGTTGCTGATGTTTGGCACGATTTTTTATCTGCCATTAGTACTACCTTTAGTTGTGCAAGGGGTACAAATCAATTCTTGGGATATTTGTAAACCTTTGTTATTGATGATGATTAGCCCATTAGTAATTGGACTATTTATCAAAGCCAAATTTTCTGCGATCGCTCCTGTTCTCCAGCCTATTTTCTTCAAATTATCTAGTAATGGATTACTTTTAGGTTTAGTAGTCCGATTAATAATTCACACCAACGATATTATTGGCTTATTAAAAACAGGTGCAATCTTTGTTTGTGCAGTATTTATTATCTTTTCTTTTAGCGTTGGTTATCTTTTAGGCGGGCCTGGTATTGATACTCAAAGAGTGTTAGGAGTAGGAACAGCACAACGCAATTTTGCCGCAGCATTATTAGTCGCTACAAGTAATTTTGAAGATCCCAACGTGGTCAGCATCATCATGGTGACAAGTATATTAATGATGGTGACAGTTCTGATTATCGGGCCAAGGTTTATAGAATTAGACCAGCCAAAAGATGGAGATATTAAACACTTAGAGATATCAGGGTAA
- a CDS encoding 4Fe-4S binding protein, whose translation MIELVSHQLCINCNVCVQVCPTNVFDAVPNQPPAIARQEDCQTCFMCEAYCPADALYVAPQSHTNVAVNEDELIESGIMGEYRRILGWGYGRKNNSELDTAHKLRQLPRPYQS comes from the coding sequence ATGATCGAGCTTGTTAGCCATCAACTCTGCATTAATTGCAATGTCTGCGTTCAAGTTTGCCCTACCAATGTCTTTGACGCAGTTCCTAACCAACCACCTGCGATCGCGCGTCAGGAAGATTGTCAAACTTGTTTTATGTGTGAAGCATACTGTCCAGCAGATGCGCTTTATGTTGCACCCCAATCTCATACAAATGTTGCCGTCAACGAGGATGAGTTAATTGAAAGTGGGATTATGGGTGAATATCGCCGCATTTTAGGTTGGGGATATGGCAGAAAAAACAACAGTGAATTAGATACTGCTCATAAATTGCGTCAACTACCACGACCTTATCAAAGTTAG
- a CDS encoding arylsulfatase — translation MKFEFKPWNLFPRIAKAIALSLLIVLLTINSPALAATSQVLPVPLPEFKGKIGLTYKESQPDFPQPIAAPANAPNVLLVILDDVGFGQASTFGGPVDTPNLTRLAEKGLRYNQFHTTALCSPTRAALLTGRNHHSVNTGVVEELATGYPGYTTVLPKSAATVAEILRQNGYNTAAFGKWHNTPDFETSAAGPFDRWPTGLGFEYYYGFLGGDTNQWSPALVENTKRVDKPNKPDYHLTPDLVDHAIAWIRNQQSIAPEKPFFAYLATGATHAPHHAPKEWIEKYKGKFDQGWDKLREETFARQKQQGVIPANAQLTPRPQELPAWDSLSAEQQKLYAHMAEVFAGFLAHTDYEVGRLINAVDQLGELDNTLVIYVVGDNGASAEGGLTGSVNELQVFNAVPENLQQLLAAYNDLGSPKTFNHFPAAWAWAVNTPFQWTKQIASHFGGTRNPLVIFWGANIKDQGSIRSQFHHVIDITPTILEVAGITAPKQVNGVKQQPIEGTSLAYTFNNPNAESHRETQYFEMLGNRAIYDEGWVAAARHGRLPWERTVKGSFETDEWELYNIAEDFSEANNLAKKNPEKLEKLQKLFLKEAKKHNVLPLDDRIAERFDVKIRPSLTRGRTKFTYYPGTVGIPEGSAPNLKNRSFTITANVEVPENGAEGVILTQGGRFAGWSFFLEDNKPTYVYNYANTARYTIQSPEKLPSGKSTIRFNFDYDGGVGAGGIGKLFINEQQVAEGRVDKTIAYRLALDETFDVGRDTGTPVVDTYQVPFNFTGNLQQVSLELK, via the coding sequence ATGAAGTTTGAATTTAAGCCCTGGAATTTATTTCCAAGAATAGCAAAGGCGATCGCTTTATCATTATTGATCGTTTTGTTAACGATCAATAGCCCCGCCTTAGCCGCTACATCTCAGGTTTTACCTGTGCCCTTACCAGAGTTTAAGGGTAAAATCGGCCTCACCTACAAAGAATCACAACCAGACTTTCCCCAACCTATCGCCGCCCCCGCTAACGCCCCCAACGTCTTGCTAGTCATATTAGATGATGTGGGCTTTGGACAAGCCAGTACCTTTGGCGGCCCTGTGGATACTCCCAATTTAACGCGCCTAGCCGAGAAAGGATTACGCTACAACCAATTTCACACCACCGCCCTGTGTTCGCCTACCAGGGCAGCTTTGTTAACTGGACGCAATCACCATTCAGTGAATACAGGAGTAGTTGAAGAATTAGCTACAGGTTATCCTGGCTACACAACAGTTTTGCCTAAGAGTGCTGCTACTGTTGCCGAAATCCTGCGACAAAATGGTTATAACACAGCCGCTTTTGGTAAATGGCATAATACACCAGACTTTGAAACCAGCGCCGCCGGGCCTTTTGATCGCTGGCCTACAGGATTAGGATTTGAGTATTATTACGGTTTCCTTGGTGGTGATACTAACCAGTGGAGTCCGGCTTTAGTGGAAAATACTAAACGTGTAGATAAACCCAACAAGCCAGATTATCACCTAACACCTGACTTAGTAGACCATGCGATCGCCTGGATTCGCAATCAACAATCCATTGCACCAGAAAAACCATTTTTCGCCTATCTCGCCACCGGTGCTACCCACGCACCCCACCACGCTCCCAAAGAGTGGATTGAGAAATATAAAGGTAAATTTGACCAAGGCTGGGATAAATTACGCGAAGAAACCTTTGCCCGACAAAAGCAACAGGGTGTAATTCCCGCTAATGCCCAACTCACTCCCCGTCCTCAAGAATTGCCAGCTTGGGATTCCCTCTCAGCAGAACAGCAAAAACTCTATGCCCACATGGCAGAGGTATTTGCTGGATTTTTAGCCCATACAGATTATGAAGTCGGTAGGTTAATTAATGCCGTTGACCAACTTGGTGAACTGGATAACACCTTAGTCATATATGTGGTGGGAGATAACGGTGCTAGTGCCGAAGGTGGATTAACAGGTAGCGTTAACGAACTGCAAGTTTTCAACGCCGTACCCGAAAATCTCCAACAACTGCTAGCTGCATATAATGACTTAGGTAGCCCCAAAACATTCAACCATTTTCCTGCTGCTTGGGCATGGGCAGTCAACACTCCTTTCCAATGGACAAAGCAAATCGCCTCTCACTTTGGCGGTACTCGCAACCCCTTAGTAATTTTCTGGGGCGCAAATATCAAAGACCAAGGCAGCATTCGCAGCCAATTTCATCATGTAATTGATATTACACCCACAATTTTAGAAGTAGCGGGAATTACTGCCCCCAAACAAGTGAATGGTGTCAAGCAACAACCAATCGAAGGTACTAGCCTTGCATATACATTTAATAATCCTAATGCGGAGTCTCATCGGGAAACTCAGTATTTTGAGATGCTAGGCAACCGAGCCATTTATGATGAAGGTTGGGTAGCTGCGGCGCGTCATGGTCGCTTACCTTGGGAACGAACTGTTAAAGGCAGCTTTGAGACAGATGAGTGGGAACTGTACAACATTGCCGAAGATTTCAGCGAGGCGAATAATCTAGCTAAGAAAAACCCAGAAAAGCTAGAAAAACTGCAAAAGTTGTTTTTAAAAGAAGCCAAGAAGCATAACGTCTTACCGCTAGACGATCGCATTGCTGAAAGATTTGATGTTAAAATTCGTCCTAGCCTCACTAGAGGACGCACAAAATTCACTTACTATCCTGGTACAGTGGGCATTCCCGAAGGTAGCGCCCCAAATTTGAAAAATCGCTCCTTCACGATTACAGCTAATGTAGAAGTTCCCGAAAACGGGGCAGAAGGTGTAATTTTAACCCAAGGCGGTCGCTTTGCTGGTTGGAGCTTTTTCCTAGAGGATAACAAGCCTACTTATGTTTACAACTATGCCAATACTGCCCGCTATACCATTCAATCACCAGAAAAATTACCCTCCGGTAAATCTACAATCCGGTTCAACTTTGATTATGACGGTGGTGTAGGTGCAGGTGGCATCGGTAAATTATTCATTAACGAACAACAGGTTGCTGAAGGTCGAGTAGATAAAACCATCGCTTACCGTTTAGCTCTAGACGAAACCTTTGATGTAGGCAGAGATACAGGTACTCCTGTGGTTGACACTTACCAAGTACCTTTTAACTTCACTGGTAACTTACAACAAGTCAGCCTGGAGTTGAAGTAA
- a CDS encoding formylglycine-generating enzyme family protein translates to MSTAIPPAFAATANPCPPEMVMIPSGTFTMGSDNSGYIEELSAQEVRVSSFCIDKYEVTNSQFAEFVKATGYITVAERPLSKEQFPDLPDEQRLPGSLVFAIVQPEAKLLNWWHWQTGANWRHPFGEESGIAHQDNYPVVHIAYEDAVAYAHWVGKSLPTEAQWEYAARGGLDAATYAWGDQYSEKKANTWQGIFPFFNTQKDGYTGIAPVGSFPPNSYGLYDMTGNVWELTSDWFMPGHNHKTHSVNPTGPEQSFDPNKPSEQALHVIKGGSYLCAPNYCSRFRPAARESQAPDTGTTHIGFRLVKNLTTERIKNEV, encoded by the coding sequence ATGTCTACGGCGATTCCTCCCGCTTTTGCTGCTACCGCTAATCCTTGTCCTCCAGAAATGGTAATGATTCCTAGTGGAACATTTACGATGGGATCGGATAATTCCGGTTATATAGAAGAACTCTCAGCACAAGAAGTAAGAGTTAGTTCATTTTGTATAGATAAATACGAGGTCACAAATTCCCAGTTTGCAGAGTTTGTCAAAGCGACGGGTTATATAACAGTTGCAGAGCGCCCTTTATCAAAAGAACAGTTTCCCGACTTACCAGATGAGCAGAGATTACCCGGTTCTTTAGTGTTTGCAATAGTACAACCAGAAGCAAAACTACTGAATTGGTGGCATTGGCAGACTGGGGCGAATTGGCGACATCCATTTGGCGAAGAAAGCGGAATTGCCCATCAAGATAACTATCCCGTTGTTCATATAGCTTACGAAGATGCTGTAGCTTACGCCCATTGGGTAGGAAAATCACTACCTACAGAGGCTCAGTGGGAATACGCCGCCCGTGGCGGGTTAGATGCTGCAACTTATGCTTGGGGCGATCAATATTCGGAGAAAAAAGCCAATACTTGGCAAGGAATTTTTCCCTTTTTTAATACTCAAAAAGATGGTTACACAGGTATTGCCCCCGTTGGTTCCTTTCCACCCAACAGTTATGGGCTTTATGACATGACCGGTAATGTTTGGGAATTAACATCCGATTGGTTTATGCCAGGACATAACCACAAAACCCACAGTGTTAATCCTACAGGCCCGGAACAAAGTTTTGACCCCAATAAACCCAGCGAACAAGCCCTACATGTAATTAAAGGTGGCTCTTATCTGTGTGCACCTAATTATTGCAGCCGCTTCCGTCCTGCAGCGAGAGAATCTCAAGCGCCGGATACGGGAACAACACATATCGGATTTCGCTTAGTAAAGAACCTGACTACAGAAAGGATAAAGAATGAAGTTTGA
- the pstB gene encoding phosphate ABC transporter ATP-binding protein PstB, producing the protein MPSYPRNSRSQLDSVTLDQGNKVFDVEGVKVYYGGFLALLDVYLQIPERQIVAFIGPSGCGKSTLLRCFNRMNDLIPGAKVEGRLNYRDRNIYDPKINSVKLRRQVGMVFQRPNPFPKSIYENIAFGPRSNGYKGNLDELVEDSLRRAAIWTEVKDKLKEKGTALSGGQQQRLCIARAIAMKPDVLLMDEPCSALDPISSRQVEELCLELKEQYTIIMVTHNMQQAARVADWTAFFNTEIDEHSKRRGKLVEFSPTEEMFSSPQTKEAEDYISGRFG; encoded by the coding sequence ATGCCATCATATCCCAGAAACAGTAGAAGTCAATTAGATAGTGTCACACTAGACCAAGGCAATAAAGTATTTGATGTTGAAGGTGTGAAAGTTTATTATGGGGGGTTTTTAGCACTTCTAGATGTCTATTTGCAGATTCCTGAGAGACAAATCGTGGCTTTTATTGGCCCTTCAGGATGTGGTAAAAGTACCCTATTACGTTGCTTCAATCGGATGAACGATTTAATTCCGGGTGCAAAGGTAGAGGGGAGGTTAAATTACCGCGATCGCAACATTTACGATCCGAAGATTAATTCTGTCAAATTACGCCGCCAAGTTGGGATGGTGTTTCAACGTCCGAATCCTTTCCCTAAATCAATCTATGAAAATATTGCTTTTGGCCCCCGTTCTAACGGCTACAAAGGTAATCTGGATGAATTAGTCGAAGATTCCCTGCGACGCGCCGCAATTTGGACTGAAGTCAAAGATAAACTTAAAGAAAAGGGTACAGCCTTATCTGGAGGACAACAGCAACGACTCTGCATTGCCAGAGCGATCGCTATGAAGCCAGATGTATTATTAATGGATGAACCATGCTCAGCTCTTGACCCAATTTCTAGCCGTCAAGTAGAAGAACTTTGTTTAGAATTGAAGGAGCAATACACCATCATTATGGTTACCCATAATATGCAACAAGCAGCCAGAGTTGCAGATTGGACAGCTTTCTTCAATACAGAAATAGACGAACACAGCAAACGCCGCGGAAAATTAGTCGAGTTTAGTCCTACAGAAGAAATGTTCAGTTCGCCGCAAACTAAAGAAGCCGAAGACTATATTAGTGGACGCTTCGGTTAA
- a CDS encoding HAD hydrolase-like protein, whose translation MKHLCVIFDLDGTLVDSEKLCNQAFIDLLPFINESVDSLIGRYRGRKLALILADIEIRYSVKLPIYFETAYRQKVNELFEFYLQPVTGVPEMLQKLEYALRRNLG comes from the coding sequence ATGAAGCATCTTTGTGTCATTTTTGATTTGGATGGAACTTTAGTTGATAGTGAAAAGCTTTGTAACCAAGCATTTATCGATTTACTACCTTTTATTAATGAATCAGTTGACAGTCTGATTGGTCGATATCGTGGCAGAAAATTAGCTTTAATTTTAGCGGATATAGAAATAAGATATAGTGTAAAGCTGCCGATATATTTTGAAACAGCATATCGTCAAAAAGTGAATGAATTATTTGAATTTTATTTGCAGCCAGTAACAGGCGTTCCAGAGATGCTACAAAAGCTAGAATATGCTTTGAGGAGAAACCTTGGCTGA